GTTTTTCCCTTCCTAGTTGCCGCCTCCTCTGTGTGGTTTAACGCATTATCAATAGCAGCAACCTCTGGATGGTGAACAATAGCACGACCTCCCACCAGCTGGGTGGGAGGAAGGCCCTTTACGATATGCTCTGACACCACCCCTTCCTCACCTCTATCGCCTCTGCTACCTCTAGTTGTTCCACGACCAGCATGACCTCCATGTTAGTTAATTTTCCATCGAGGCCTTAAGTTCCAAGCTGTAAGAGATTCCTCCAAGTGGGTTTTAGCCCTTGGAGTAGCATCGTCCTCTCCCTGCTCGCTTCCTTCCAAATATTCTATAGATTCCCCTTCGGATACCGTATTGATGTGGTCCGACCCATATTCACCCTCGCCCAATGGATTATCCACCATAGTTGGCTCCATATCCACCCTGCACTGATTAGTGTTTGAATTCAGCCCTCCCAAATCCTTTgaaagaatattcccataattgGAAATATTCTCTTGGTCTAAATCAACCACAAGATCTCCCTCCACAAGGCAATTCATATCCCCATTCACAGTTTCCATAACCGTAGGAGAGAGATATTCTCCTACCAATCTGGGACTCCTCACACTACTGGGGCTGGCAGCTTTTGCAGTCGACCCTTCTCTCCCAACTCAGGCGAGGCTACCATGCACATGGTCATCTCCGACAAAGCTACCATTATTCTGGGCAACAAACCTTCTTTCGTCCCTCTTATCTCGACATTGGTTGGTCAAATGGCCCAGTTTCTTACATAAGGTGCATCTTGAGAGATCGTCCTCATACATCACCCActgtttgaaccagaaaatgATGTCTGTACCAGGTTTCCTTCATTCCACTTGGATCCCCTCCACCCTGGATCCGACCAACTCGACCTCGACGAGGACTCTGGCATAGTTGCCCATGGTGCCATTCAATGTTCTGCGATCCAAGGCTACAGGCCTCCCTACAGCTTTGGCCATTTTCAGAAGGATTTTTTCATGCCAGTACTCCATCGGGAGCTCAGGGAAACGAACCCAGACTAGTTTAGTTTGGGTGTGATTATCATGGATACTAAATTCTGGCCTCCACCTCTGAAATCTAATCACCTGATTCCCAACTTTTATGGGTCCTCGCCTCCATACCGATGACATATCCCCCTCCCTCTCAAAGCGGAAGAGAATGAAACCCTTCCCTAGAGGAGCAAGGTTAACCTTCCCCTTCAAGTTCCATAACTTTGCCGAGTCACGACGGATATCATCCATGGAGATGAACCTGAAACTCACCCTTCCAATCAGGGAAAAAGAGAACATTTGAAGCTTCTCTTCATGGGCCTCTTCTGGTACCACCACCTTGGTCAGAGGCCCAGCACGGATAGGCTCTGGAAGTTCATCCACATCTGGCAGCACCTTCTTTGACACAACAGCATAGGATCGATGACCTTCAGCCTCTCCTCCAGGTCGTTGTCCCCCAATTGCTACACCCTCCAGAGGCCTAAACTCCTAAGGCACTCTTTCTCTAGGTTCCGCAACCCTATCGGTCTTCTCTACTGGCGCATAGCCATGGTTGGGAGCAAGGCTCTAGAAATCAATGATCAGCTGTTGCTTACTTCTATCCGGCGGCCGGCCTCCGGTAGGGTCAAAAATTCCGGCCCGGTTTCcaatctctcctcttcctctctcatcGTCCTCAAATCAATCCGACGGAGAGTTCTATTCATTCTTCCAGTATATTGGTTCTAatcaagtttaataaattgaaaacCAAATCACACCGTTTTATAAATGGCTTCACTTTTTAAAACAGTAAATCGACTAGTAAACGATTTATCGGTTGCTTAAActatttggttcgatttcgataagtattttattttattttttttaattagaaaatCCTACATAATAGTTATCATCTAGATGGCTTCTGATGCATTCTtgcaaaatcaaaataaaccagTTACTGGTTCAAGGCTACctatggtgtttttttttttttttttttttcttctcttgggtggggtggggtggggtgtggtAGACAGGTAAGCCCCAAGGATTGTGAAAAACTGACCAAACTGGTGATTagattagggaaaaaaaaaattacaaccgGCCTCTTTTTAGGTTCAAGTCATAACCAAATGGGTCAAGAACTAGTCcggtttaaaaaagaaaaaaataattgtcATTACCTTATTAGGGCACATGTTCTGCCCAAAAAACCAAAGCTACCCTCCTAGAAATATCCAGGCTTAAGCTGtggattttcagaaaaacacacaCTAATTACATGCTTAGGTGAtggttaaaaaaacaaaaaaaaaaataaataaataaatttcccTTTCTCCTCTCCATCCCTTTATCTAAATTCGAATCACCTCCCTTGCAAACAAATTAGAGTGGGGAAAAGGAGTAAAAGTAATGAACTAACAATAGTTCAAGTTAGAAAATTTTTACTTTCCTTCTCTTCACAAAATGAAATTTTGGGCCAGGCAAGAATGTACTGAACATTCACAACAACAAAGCGAAATCCAAGAGGTAAATAAGGTGCTagacaaaagaacaaaagaaaaaaagggcttCCATTCATTAATATTTATGTCCTTGAGGATAGGAAGTCACGCCAAGTTGGGTTGGGAAAATTTTGGAATTGTGATCCCATTTGATCTTAAGCGTTAgtttgttaaaagaaaaaaaaaaacaacttagTGCACGAGGTTCCCGCTACTGCAAGGTAGGGTTAAGGAGGGACAAGTGTACGTTAGCTTGTTCAAATATTTGTCTTATTCTTTCCTGGCCTCATATGAGTTTCACCCTTACAAGAAAAACAGCAAACTTACATATGAAAGCCTAGTTTACAACATGGGCTTCAAATCGTCTATGGAAATCGTGTCTAACATACGAAAGAGATGAAATCAATGGGGATTGATAGTTCAGAATTTGTAAAAGTTTTCCTATCacccatagagagagagagaaggcaaaACAGTTTTATAATTCAAAATAACCCAATTCGATGTTCATACTCATGGCCCATAAGCATGTTGCGAACCACCATTCACAATTTAGAAATCTGTTTTTGGGACCCATCCTCAAATAAACGGGGCCTAACGAGCTCGAAATCCATATTTAATTGTATATTCCAGATCGCCCTCATTCTCACAATGTGTTTTGTATACTTAGGTCGGAACGTACCCTATCCCTAAATAACATCCGATGATGTCAATTGGTTTGATTCAAGTATGAAGGGTAGAAACAAAGATCGAACCATTTATTTAATAGTTCCAATATctcaaattgaaatcaattaaTAAACAGTTTTGGTTAAACGTTTTAAcgggttttgattttaatttgttaCATATAAGAATTATCAATTTGGTTGTTCTAGGagaacaaaaaaacggaataaagcgtttggtgcatttatggtgttttcatatttttcttcttttttttaacaaaaagtggaaaaaaaaaattaaaaggtagaaacgagaattgacggAACAACAAAAGGCAGTTCCGTCTTTTCAGTTTtgttccagaaaaaaaaaaaagtgttttgacgtagaaactgaaatttccgtttttggcacgaaacgtcatttcttgaacagaaacattaccaaacgcagcctttgATTTATAATTCTAAACCTAATTGGGAACCAACCTATTTTTGAACCAATAAAGAACATGATGCTTGCGGAATGAAACCAGTTGTGGCTTAAGAAAGAATAAAAgtttaaattaatttaaatagtgcaaatttcaaataaaataccAGAGAACGTATAAAGAATGCAAGGACTAACTAGGTTATTAATCGAGATATTATATTGGTTCTAATCAATTTTAataaattcaaaaccaaatcacaCCATTTTATAAATGGCTTCACTTTTTAAAACAGTAACTGAATCGACTAGTAAACGATTTATCGGCTGCTTAAACTGTTTGGATCGATTTCGataagcaattttttttttttttaaatagaaaatccTGCATTCTAGTTATCATCTAGATGGCTTCTGATGCATTCTtgcaaaatcaaaataaaccagTTACTGGTTCAAGGCGACctatggtgttttttttttttttttcttcccttgggtggggtggggtggggtggggtggggtggggtggacaGGTAAGCCCCAAGGATTGTCGAAAACTAACCAAACGGGTGATTggattagggaaaaaaaaaggtacaaccGGCCTCTTTTTAGGTTCAAGTTATAATCAAATGGGTCAAGAACTAGTccggtttaaaaaaaataaaaaaataaaaattgtcaTTACCTTATTAGGTCACATGTTCTGCCCAAAAAAGCCAGAGCTAGCGTGAAGCCCACCCAGAAATATCCGGGTTTAAGCTGtggattttcagaaaaacacacaCTAATTACATGCTTAGGTGatggttagaaaaaaaaaattacatttccCTTTCTCCTCTCCATTCCTTTTTCTAAATTCTAATCATCTCCCTTGCAAACAAATTAGAGTGGGGAAAAGGAGTAAAAGTAACGAATTAACAATAGTTCAAGTTAGAAAATTTTTACTTTCCTTCTCTTCACAAAATGAAATTTTGGGCCAGGCAAGAATGTACTAAACATTCACAACAACAAAGCGAAATCCAAGAGGTATATAAGGTGCTagacaaaagaacaaaagaaaaaaagggcttTCATTCATTAATATTTATGTCCTTTAGGATAGGAAGTCAGGCCATGTTGGGTTGGGAAAATTTTGGAATTGTGATCCCATTTGATCTTAAGGGttagtttgttaaaaaaaaaaaaataacctagtgcagaggctcccgctactgcagggtagGGTCTgagaggggcaagtgtacgttAGCGTGTTTAAATATTTGCCTTATTCTTTCATGGCCTCATATGAGTTTCCCCCTTACGTGAAAAGCAGCAAACTAGCATACGAAAGCCTAGTTTTCAACATGGGCTACAAATCGTCTATGGAAATCGTGTCTAACATACGAAAGAGATGAAATCAATGGGGATTGGTAGTTCAGAATTTGCAAAAGTTTTCCTATCACccgtagagagagagaaggcagaACAATTTTATAATTCAAAATAACCCAATTCGATGTTCAGTTGTTTCCTGACATATACATCTCTGTGAGTTCATTTTGTGGAGACGATCTACACCCATTAACACTAAAGGGAAGGGGAAAATACAATAATATATGGAAAAGaataatgaataaatattataattaataataaagatTGTGAAGAATTGATGGTTACATTAATAAAAAGATCCATGCATGCATCGATGAATGATCAAGTACGTACGTAGAACAAGTACTAGTATATATGCAATATATAGTAATAAGTAAGATCGATCAGACGATCATGAATGAGGTTGTTTCGCAATCCATCCGTCGGAGTCAATAGATAATGATGGTTGTATGAATTTTTGGAGTTCGGAATCACTGAGCTTCTTTTCCCATTTCACACGCTTGGAAGTATCAGCCCCAGGTCCAGAGCAATTAACCTCCGCATACGTAAAGTTTGGCCTGATCGATGATGGTCATgtatgaaaaattaaataatatattaaaccccaataattaaaaatgattaattaattcaatggaaattaaatattaaaggatggatgaagtgaagaTTAATCGGATCATACTCTTGGCCGGTACGGTTCCAGTTATCCCATCCTTGTGGAACCACGCCCTTGAAGAAGCTTGTCCCATACCATATTACTGTGGAGTAAGGCCCATAAGCCCTTCCAAGATAAGCTGTACCTTCACCCACCACACTCCCACCATTGAACACATATCCATTTATTTCATTGGGTGAGTTTCGATGTTGAGCTGTTATAAAACCTGGGTTCTTAACTGGAGTAACACTAATGACACAGTCCTTCATAACATAGAAAGATTAAGAAAAGATTAAGAAAAGATTAGAAAATTAATCCTGAAATAGAACAAGTTTATGGTAAgatcgaaattttttttttcctagatgCCTACCTTGTACATCGAGTAGCCTAGACCAAAGATAAAATCCACTGAACCTTCGACGTAACATTGCTCAAAGTAATGTCGCCCAAGTTGATCCCATAATGTATCTTGCAAACCATAGAAACCACAAGAATAGAAAGCAGCTTTATCACCATAAACTAGAACTGCAGTTGCTGGGCTAACCTCTTCATATGATCCCAGGTTGAATGTATTCTATATGAATATTAATTCAGATTAATTAATCATCATCAGTTATTCATAATACTCTATCTATACTAAGAAAAGACAAGAGAGTTGAAttgaattaaattaaattaccTTGAAGGAAATATCTTTGGCAACAAAATTGTCGGCCTTTGAGCTGAAAGTAGGAGTAGTATTTAGTTGTCCATGGGCAGCATATTCAATGCTCGTAACACTTCTATTGACTCCTTTCAGGAAAATACACGGTTTGTCCTGGTCAATTGTTACTTGCTCTCTACAAAaacacaaatatatatatatatacaaacagATAAATTAGCTATAATTGGATTgatgatttagaaaaaaaaaaaaaaaggggaattaATTAAGATCAAATTCACTTACATGTATATCCCAGCTTGTACAGAAATACAAACCCATTGATTGTTGTTTGAAGGAATAGAATCGATTGCGCCTTGAACGGTGGTAAAATTTCCATGACCATTCTTATCAACAGTGATTGTGTATGCAACATTAGACCCACAATCCACAGTTGCCTCTCTAATTAAAGGGAAATCTAAAGACCACCTTAGAGCCATGGAGATGAAGATAAACAACTTGGAGAAGAGTTGCATCATCatggttaacaaaaaaaggtTATTGGATTTTGAGAAAACAGAATATGAATCGCCTAAGTACGCAGTCAATAGCAAGACCAAAAAGCTTAATTAAGTTGATGCCTGATTGCTTATGGAAGAGGTAGGTTTTACAATGTTAGTAATTTATAGTAGATAGATGATCGAGAAGCTTCATCTTTGCTGTGTCATCAATTACTTATCATAACATTAATTAATTACTGAGTCAGCATGGTGAGTACCTTGTAATCGCCACATATGAAATTCCCTCCGCCGCGTCTCCCTGCGAGAAGGGATATGTCATATATATATGTTGAGAAAtcttctaaaattagaaactaaatcctCATAATGAATCTCACAAGTTGAACTAGAGATCGATCTTCCAATTAAGTAGAATTTTCTTTGTTCACGTACCCATCTCCGAAATCCAATTTTGAAAAGACAAATTAATTACTGACTCAACTCGCCAGATTTGAAACAGTAGGATCTAATAGAGTTGAGATGAGCACTTACCTTGTCATCACCATGTCTGATATTCCCTCCGCCGCATCTCCTGCGAGGAGGGAATTTAAAGTTGGAAACTGAATCCGAAGAATGAATCTAACAAGTTGAGATCGATCTTAATCATAcaagattttcttcttcttcttcttcttcttcttcttcagactCAACTCGCCAGACTTGCACTGCAAACAATACCAAAATTATATAGAATTTATTTGGAAGGTGAAGAGGATATAGATACGCAGCAATATTGCTACTGCCTTCTTCTGTGAAATTATTTTTGCACATGATCAAAatgggataaggctgagataAGAATTACATGAAGGTATCTAATTGGCATGGCGTggctttcctttcctttccttaatTAAATCATGTTTTGCAGAGTCATGACTTAAGCTCCAAAAAAACCTTGATCCTATCCTCTACGTACACTAACTATACAAAGGTGGCTGTAGCTATTCCTTCCCGCTCATGATAAACCTGCGACTATTCGATCTTCTTTGATTAACCAGCAGCAATAttattcaatttcttcttcaattaTGATCACTGTTAACACTTAATGGCACTGAAAAACTCTCTTGCTCATCTTCTTCGTCCCcttgtcatcttcttcttcttcttcttcttctttatattcTTTCATCAACTTTCGTTTGCTGTTACTGCTGAAAAAATCATCAACATTGAGACTCACGGTGCTAGAGATGATGGGAGAACAGATTCAAATCCGGCGATGTTAGAAGCATGGAATGATGCTTGCAAGAACTCCATGGAGCCAACTACGATATTAGTACCGAGAAAAAAGTATTTCCTAAGCTCAGCTATGTTTGATGGACCATGTACCAACAAGTTTACAATTACCTTCCAAATGGAAGGCAGTACTCCTGTTGCTCCTGACTACAAATAGATGAATGACTCCGAGGGTCATCCATCTGACTACTGGGTAAAATTTCAGAATGTTCAAGGGGTGTCTCTTATTGGAGGAGTTCTTGAAGCTCAAGGCAGAACCTTGTGGGATTGCAAAGGAGGAGCTGCTTCTGCCCAATGTCCTCCCGGTGCAACAGAAGTACAGTTCCCTGcatgggttttgggttggtt
This Macadamia integrifolia cultivar HAES 741 chromosome 10, SCU_Mint_v3, whole genome shotgun sequence DNA region includes the following protein-coding sequences:
- the LOC122092368 gene encoding probable pectinesterase 55, translating into MMMQLFSKLFIFISMALRWSLDFPLIREATVDCGSNVAYTITVDKNGHGNFTTVQGAIDSIPSNNNQWVCISVQAGIYIEQVTIDQDKPCIFLKGVNRSVTSIEYAAHGQLNTTPTFSSKADNFVAKDISFKNTFNLGSYEEVSPATAVLVYGDKAAFYSCGFYGLQDTLWDQLGRHYFEQCYVEGSVDFIFGLGYSMYKDCVISVTPVKNPGFITAQHRNSPNEINGYVFNGGSVVGEGTAYLGRAYGPYSTVIWYGTSFFKGVVPQGWDNWNRTGQEPNFTYAEVNCSGPGADTSKRVKWEKKLSDSELQKFIQPSLSIDSDGWIAKQPHS